The DNA region CTGTTCTTCCTGCTGTATAATTTCTTCGTTCAGTTGCAACAGCTTTTCCCGCAATTCTTCCTGCTCCTGCTCGTAATCGTCAGAGAGCATTTGAAATCTGCTGTCGGAAAGTTTTCCGTTGGCGTTATCTTCATAAATACGCTTAAATAGCCTGTCCAATTCTTTAATGCGCCGTTCCGCTTGCGTCAGTTGCCGCCGCTTCGCCGTAAGTTCCCTTTTCGCTTCGACTTTCTGCTTCGCACCCATAGCTTTTCTAAATCGTTCTTCATGGGTAGACACACAGGCAATCACAAGACGCATATGAGCAAGGACACCCTGTTCCAATACAACGGCGCGGATAAAGTGCGTCGGACAAACTTCTTTCCCTTTGAGCCTTGAAGTAGAGCAAACAAAATGGTCTTGCCGCGCTTCAAAGTTTCTACTTGTGCAGTAATACAGCTTTTCCCCACAGTCGGCACAGCGTACAATGCCGGAGAACAGATTGGTCTTGCCCGTCCTTGTTGGGCGGCGTTTATTCTTCCGCAAGTCCTGTACCCGTTCCCATGTGTCAGCGTCTATGATTGCTTCATGGGTATTCTCAAACACAAGCTGTTTTTCTTTGGGATTGTAACAGGTCTTTTTGCTCTTGTAGGACTGCTTGGAGGTCTTGAAGTTTACCGTATGCCCTTGATACTCTGGACGCTCTAAAATATCGGCTATGGTGTCGCCCGTCCAGTTGTACGGATTGTCCGGCGGCGTGTTCCTCGTTGCCCTGCCTGTCCGCTGAAAATGAATAGTCGGCGTTATGACTTTTCCATCTTTCAGAATGCGGGCAATCTGCGACGGCCCGTAACCCTCTAAGCAGAGAGCAAATATCCGCTTGACTACTTCGGCGGCGGTTTCATCTACAATCCAACGCTTTTTGTTGTCGGGGTCTTTTATGTAGCCGTAGGGCGGGTTGGTACAAAGATGTTCCCCCGCTTCCCCTTTGGACTTCATCACAGCGCGTATCTTCTTGCTTGTATCGCGGCAATACCACTCGTTGATGATATTCAAAAATGGGGTAAAGTCGTTTTCCTGTTGGTTTGCGCTGTCTACGCCATTGCTGATAGCGATAAACCGCACGCCCTTTTCGGGAAAAAGAACATCCGTATAAAGTCCCACGCGCAGATAGTCGCGCCCAAGACGGGACATATCCTTAACAATCAAGGTCGCTACTTCGCCGTTTTCGATTTTCTCAACAAGTTCACACCAAGAGGGTCTATCGAAGTTCGCCCCGGAATACCCGTCGTCCACGAAAAACAAGATATTTTTGAAGCCATTTTCCTTTGCGTATTTACTCAAAATCGCCTTTTGATTTACAATGCTGTTGCTGTCGCCCTGTAATTCGTCGTCGCGTGATAAGCGGCAATAGAGGGCGGTAATTTTGTCAGACTGCCTTAACATAGAATGTTCCTCCTTTATCGGCGGGCAGTCTGCCAATACAGGATTGCTTGTATCTATTGTATCGGCTCCGGCGTTTTTAATCAACATCTTTCTTCGCTTTTTCCTGTTCCATAAGCCGTAAAACCTTATGGGGCAGGCTCCTTTCCCCGTCATAGCTGCCCGTAAACCGATAAAGTGTCCTGCCGGATTTTATCGCGACTTCTCGCTTTGGCAATTCATAGGCAAGCGGATTTTTTACCACGATATGCCCGTTTTTAAGTATTCGTTTCCGTTCCATTCCTTTCCGTCCTTTCCTTTGAAATCGGGGTTTACAGTTTCGTAGCAAGCATAGGAACCGGATAGCCTGTTCCGTATTTTGCCCTGCAAAACGCTTGTTGGGAAGTATCCCAAACCCTCATTTTGTAAGCCTCTTGAATTGCAGAAGCAGCCGACGCTCCAATCGCCACACTTCTTTCATGAGCCGCTTTATCTCGTCCATATCGTCGGTGTAAATGTGCGCTGTTTCATTGATACGCCTTGCAATCTGATTGACGTTTACACCGATTTTCTGAAGCTGCGCCGTATGCGCTTTGACCTCTTGCAAATCTAAAACAATAATGTACCCGTCGATAAGCATTTTTCGAGAGTAAGCAGATAGATTTATCATCGGTATTTGCTTCATCTTTTTTTCAATCAACGCCCGTTCTTCCTCTGTTACTCGTACAATGATTTGTACATTCCTTTTCCTATTCTCCATTCGCATTTCTCCTTTCACTACCTACAACACCGCAGGGGGCGATTTTGACGAAGTTTCAGAGAAGATTTTTAAAAAAGTTCTCTCACTTCTTAATACGGGGAAAATCGAAAAATGCCAAAGACAGAGGCAGAATAAGAGGCAAAATAAACCACAATTTAGTTGATACAGAACTAATGATATGCTACACTAATTTTGTATCAGCCTTTAGATTAGGACGAAAGAAGTGATTTATATGTGCATCAACACCGAAAAGAAAAATAAAGGTTTTCTCCATGCAAAGCCAGTAGATTGCGACGGTTGCATGGAGTAAAATAGTCGCAAAATAAAAATGCTGGCTTTGCAACTTGACTATCATATCAAGGAGGAAGCCCGCATGAAATATTTAAATGCACAAGTTGTTCTTCCTGACGCATTGGTAAAAGAGTTGCAAAACTATGTTCAAGGTGGGTATATCTATGTGCCTATTGAGCAGGAACAGCAAAAGCGTTGGGGAGAAGTTTCCGGCTATCGGCAAGAATTGGAACAGCGTAATCAGCAGATAAAAGAAGAATACCAAAGCGGTATTTCTATGGAATGCTTATCTGAAAAATATTGTTTATCTTTATATGCCGTTCGGAAAATTATATATCAGAAGTAATCGTAAGGGGCTGCCAAGTTGCAGCCCCTTATTTTTATACAAATTGGTTCGGTGTCATACGGTATATAGAATATCTGTTTCAATAGCTGTAATATAAAAGAAAAATATACGAAGATTATAGGAAAGGCAATTATTATGTGTACCAGATTTGTTTATCATGGAAATGATATTATTACAGGGTTTAATTTTGACATTGACCTCTCCGTATGGAAACATAGAGTGATTGAAGGAAAGGAACGTTTCTATATTGGAATTTTGCGTCCAGACGGAATTTATCACTCTTATCATGGCGTTAATCAAAACGGAAATGTTGGAACATTGCTATATGTACATGGCAATCCTGCCGGAGCATTTAGGGACAGCCCAGGCTGCATGACGATTGCAGATTTGACAGAACAATTTATCAAGGCGCAAATTTCCTTTGATGATGCGCTTCGGATTGTAAAAACAAAGAAGATTACATATGCGCCGGATGCCACCATGCAGGCTATGTTATCAGATGTTCATGGACGAGTGTTGATAATCGAGCCGGGGATTGGTTATCGGGAAGAACATAAAAAATACTCTTTGATAACGAATTATTCTTTGCTGAAACCGGAAAGCACGAAGAACTATATTGTACCGGGTGATGACAGGTACGAAAGGGCTTTGCAATTATTGGATAACTATGAAAACGATTTTTCGGTTTCAGACGCATTTACATTTCTTTATGCTGTCCGGCAGGAGGGAGCATGGGCTACCAGAGTTTCTTTTGTTTACTCTGCAAAGGAGCAGGCGGTGTATTATGCGGTAAATAATCAATTTGACCATATCAAAAAATTTGTATTTCCACTCACAGGAAAGGAGAAATTATGACCGAGAAGCTTTATCCGCGCTCAAAAGATAAAGATACAGTCTATTTGAAAAGTATTATTTCCAATCCCAATATTATAGTTGGCGATTATACGATGTATAACGATTTTGTTCGCGAACCGAAAGACTTTGAAAAAAACAATGTATTGTACCAATATCCAATCAATAAAGATAAATTGATAATTGGAAAGTTTTGTTCGATAGCTTGCGGAGCGAAGTTCATCTTTAACAGTGCAAATCACACCTTATCTTCACTTTCAACATACCCGTTCCCTATCTTTTTTGAAGAATGGGGATTAGATGTAAAGAATATTACGAAAGCGTGGGACAACAAAGGCGATATTGTTATTGGGAATGATGTTTGGATTGGATATGAAGCTGTTATCATGGCAGGAGTTACGATTGGGGACGGCGCTATCATTGGAACACGCGCCGTCGTTACAAAAGATGTTCCACCATACACAATCGTGGGCGGTGTTCCGGCAAAACCAATAAGAAAACGCTTTACACAAGATACGATTGATACTCTGCTTAAAATAAAATGGTGGGATTGGTCTAAGGAACAGATTACACAACATATGGCCGAGATACAGTCGGGAAGAATTGAACACCTGATATAATTGCCGCACGACGGCAAAAGAAAAAAGCCGTCGTCCAGCAGATGATTTGACACGCCTATTTGAAGCGGCGGCTTTGAGAAAATCAGAGCCGCCGTTTTGCTGTGTCCAAAGCAAACCTATGACGACTTACAGGGATATGGCGGTATCAAGGAGGTATTGCCATGTCTTTATATATTTGCTTTATGCCGCCTAACGGCTACCTGTCAAAAAAAGCCCGTTCCTGCCTACGGGATATTGCGGCTGTCAAGAGGATCTCTCACATCATCATAAATGCCTTGTCATATCATATAGCATAGCCGCCTGTTCAGTTTTGCGCTGTACAGGCGGTTTTTGTTATAGCCCTCATTCCAAACGGAAAGGGGGTGAACATAATGTTATCCACAGAATACAGAGAAAGTATTGAACGCCGGTTTCACGCATTTTGCAAAGCCGTATTGCACAATGAAGCCTGTAATTATTACAGGGAGCAGAAGCGCAAGGTGCAGCGTGAAATATCCTTTGAGTATCTGCAAGAGAACACGTCTTTTGCACCGCACAGCATGGACGAATACTTTGTCTTGCAGGACAAGCTTACTGCCTTTGAAGTCAACGGGCAGACGGTTATTGTTGACAGCGAGAAGTTAGCAAAAGCCTTGTTGTGCCTATCGGAACGGTGGCGGGAGATTATCCTTATGCGTTATTATTTGCAATTAAGAGATAAGCAGATTGCGGCGTTATTGGGAAAACCGCGCACAACGGTCAACTATCAGAAAAACGCAGCTTTGAAGCAGTTGCGGACAGAAATGGAGAAGATGAATAATGATGAAAAATAGCAAATACGACCTTGTTCCCTATGAAGTGATTGAACGGGCAATCACAGGCGATACCGCCGCGCTCCTTGCGGTACAGGAACGGCACAAAGCCTACATAGGCAGACTAAGCAGAGGGAACGCCGATATGAAAGAGCGATTGAACGCCAAGCTGCTTATGGCTGTTTTGAAGTTCCAACTGGAGTATCAGTCGCCGCATAAGTAGAAAAGCCATGAAAAACCGTCAAGGGTCAAGATGAACGGCTACGCCGCCCTTGACGGTTTTCCATGTCCTTGCTATGGGGCAATCAAGAGGGCGCAAACGGATAGACCGCTTGCGCCCTCTCTAAATTATGGGGTTCTTTGTCACGCAATAGAGGTTGAAAAAGCCTGTATTCATGCGGCGTTGCAAAGGCAAAATGAGGGTAGGTAAGGGTTTTATACTCGTACCCCTCAAAATGGCGTTCTACTGCGTAACAATTTCATTATTATAGTGTTGATAAAGGAACATATTAAAACCTTAGCATACCAAAAGACTTATGGGGCATTTCAGCGTAAAGGAAGAAGCTTCTGAATGAAGGATAATATCTTTAATGCGATTACGAAAAATGCGTAGCAGCTATTGACTTTTTAGAATGTATTGATATAATTTAATTATATTTAACAAAGCTGCTATTTATAGCAGCAAGAAAGGAAAGAGAATTTATGAGGATAAATAAAGATTTAGTCAATGCCGCTTCTTTCAACCCCACAAAAAAAAGCCACCAGATGTCTATTATTGATATGTGTCAAAAAATCGATAACCAAACAATTTCATTGCCATTATATCAAAGAGATTTGAGTTGGACTATTGCAAAATGTATATCATTACTGAATTATCAGCTTCTGGGTAAAGCACCTGTGTCTCCTATTTCCATTAATGTAATCTTGAATACTGAGGATTGCGTACCGCAAGTTTCATTTGTTGATAGGGAACTTCTCAAAAAAGTAGAGCGAGGACAATATTCCGTAGTCGATGGACAGCAGAGGTTAACAACTAACTATAAAGCTTATACTAACCACGAGGATTTTCGCAATATTGTATTAGATTTAGGAAAGGGTATCTTTACAGAAGTGCAGGGAGCAATACGAAACAATCAAATACCTGTAGGCATACTACTTTATAAAGAAGATACGGCACTTTTTGACTATACACAAAAAAGGTCCACTCTAAAATCACCGCAAGTTGTGAGTTTATTGCTGCAAATTAAGAGTAAAATTAAAAACTATAATTACACAATCAATTCGGCTGAAGACTTATCGGAAGATGAGCAAATAGAGTGGTTTGAGGTCTTGAATAATGCAGGTAGTAGAGTGAGCATTATTCAGATGCGTTTTTCAAAATTAAAAGCACATGGTATTGACATTTATACACAATATACAAACCTGTTTCGGAGCAAATTGTCAGAGGTGGGCTATGATAATTTCTTTACTCCTCAAAAAACGACTGTGTCTTATCCGATTGCGGCACTAAACCCCGCATATGAGATAGTAACAGGACGTGCCCATTCCAATAATTACGCACCCATGCCATCTGATACAAAAGAAAATCAGCTTTGCAGCCTCACACCAGAGGAGTTAAACAAGTGTTTCTCTTTGACTTTGGAAGCATTGGATGTTGTATTAGATTTTCTTGATAACAACGAGCTGAAAAAGCCAGACAGAATCGATTATATTAATTATTTGCTTGGTTTTTTTGTGTTTAATGGGTTTGACATCAACGATGAAACAAGAGACTTTTTAATCAAATGGTATGATGATGTAGACTTTACTAATAAATCCAATACAGATAGACGCGATATTTTTAATGATTTAATTTCGAAAAAGGCAAAATGACAAGAAAGGCATTGTATCCTCATTGGATACAATGCCTTTCTTTGCACCCTGTATGGCAGCTACCCTATTTCAGTTTGTTGTGATACTGTTTTATGAGTAGCTACCATTGGCCGTCCTTTTTTTACCAATGTAAAATTCCATAAAATTACTTTTGCCGGACGGCATCCTGTGGTATAATAGCCGCAGAGCGGCTATTATACCGGGTTTATGGCCAGGCAGATGCGTCGGCAAAGCCGGCTCCCTGCCCGATGGCCTATTATCCCACTGCGCGCTTCGCACTTGTGGTACAATCGCCGCAGAGCGGTTATTATACCGGTTTATGGCCAGGCAGATGCGTCGGCAAAGCCGACTCCCTGCCCGATGGCCTATTCTCCCAGCTTCTACGCAGGACGATCCGCGCCTTTGGCGCTGCCGCCTCTTTCCTGCCATAATCCCGTAAGTTTCCGGACAGGCAGATCCATATCCAGGCAAGATAAAGGAGTCAAACGCCAATGTATGAAAAACGCCCGAGCCGCCGTGTCGGCGCGCTCGACGAGCTGCGCGGCCTGCTGATCCTGCTGATGGTCTATTATCACGGCGCCTATGATGCGGCCGTAATCTTTGGGGCGGATTTCCCGTTCTTCTTCTCCAGGCCAATGCAGTGGCTGCAAACTTTTATCTCTTGTGGGTTCATTATTATCTCCGGGATGTCCGCCCGTTTTTCCCGCAACAACCTGCGCCGTGGTGTGCAGGTGCTGGGACTTGGGCTCCTGCTGACCGCCGCGACTCTTTTTGTGATGCCGGATCAGCGGGTGATGTTCGGTATCCTGCATTTTCTTGGAAGCGCGATGATCCTGTTCGCGCTCTTTGAAAAGCAGCTCGATAAAATCCCCACCGTCCTCGGCGCGCCGCTGTTTGTGGCCATCTTCATCCTGACTCTTTATGTTCCGCGTGGGATGCTCGGGTATCCGCCGTTCTGGACCCCGCTTCCGGACATGCTCTATCAAACTGGCTTTCTCTTTCCGCTGGGATTCCCGTCGGACGGATTTTTCTCCTCCGACTATTTCCCGCTTATCCCAAATCTATTCCTTTTCTTTGGCGCTACTTACCTTGGTGTCTACGCCAAAAACGGTCAGATTCCGGAATTTTGCTATCGGACCCGGTTTTCCTGGTTGGCATGGGTTGGACGGCACACGATCTGGGTCTATATGCTGCATCAGCCGATTGTGTATGCGTTTTTATGGATTTATTTCCGTCTGTTCCCAGCGGCCTAGCCATGCGGTTCCGCGGCAAAATCCAGTTTTTGAAAGGATGATGACCGGCTGTGCGTAAAGTCCTTCTGATCTGCTTATCCATCCTCTTGCTTTCCACAAGTGCCAGCGGCCGGATTGCCGCCGCGGAACCGGTTTTGATGCCCGGAATGTCCTGTCTCGCGCTCTATGAAGATTTTTCAAGCCGCTTGGCAAGCGGACAGATCATTCGCACCGAAATTGGGTTTGATTCCCTTTATGACTTTGTAAGTTACACCCAGGAGGAAATCTCCTTTCATAATAACGATAACGGCAAGTTGGAATTGACCTATCGGTCCCGGCAGCCGTTTGTATTCTGGCACTATCCGCAAGCGGATTATTATGATGGCAACAACTATTATTATTCCTACAACGGCGATTGGTTCATCGATCTGCACAACCGGTTCACCGAGCATCTGCGTCAGGATTTCATGGGTATTCCTACTTTCATCCTGGAGGATTATCCCATCGTGCGGGACGAGGTATTTTATCAGGACTTTTCCTTCTTTGGCTATCTGACCACACAGGCGCCTGGTTCTAACCGGCGGTATACGCTAACCGCAAAGATCAGCCTGGACGGAGACTTCGAATCGATCGGGATTACAATTTCGGAGCTTGACCAGAATGGTGAAACCCATTACCAGCATTATTATCGGATCGTCTACAGCGATGTCAATGCAGAGCTGAAAATTACGCCGCCTCCAGATTTGGATAAGGCGGGACTGGAGCTGCTGAAAGAAAATTTGGAAAAAGGAAAAGGACCGGATGCGGCACATCCGGTCCAATCTGTTTGAGGTGTGTTTTGAGGAGGGTAGAGATACTCAAAATGTTTGCGGCTTATCTTGAGTACAGTTTTATTATACCCCTTCTTTTCCAAAAGTTGTGAATGACTTGTGTCCTAATTTTAAAAAATTGTGCTATTTTCTCTGAATAAACTATTGATAGTGGAGAAATTTGTCTTTTCCTTCCGGCGCTTTTACGAACGTTTGTTTGTCATTCTCTTCAAAAAATGATATACTATTCTCAGAGACATTTGGAGCAACCACATAAAGGAGGGCGTCCCATGCGGGAACTGACCGAAAAAGAAGCCTCTATATTTGATCTGGTACGCCAGTCGATCGACTGCGGCGTAGTCCCAAGCGTGCGGGAAATTTGCACGCGCCTCGGGATTAAATCCACTTCCACCGTCCACCGCTACCTGAACAGCCTGGAGGAAAAGGGCTATATTCTGCGTGACCACAACCTCAACCGGTCAATCCGGTTGTCGAATGCCCAGGTGGCGCGCGTCCCGGTCGTTGGGGTGGTCACCGCCGGGCAGCCGATTCTTGCCGTCGAAGCAATTGAAGATTATATCCCTGTTTCGCTGCCGGGCGATGCGAAAGAGCTCTTTGCGCTTCGGGTGCGCGGGGAAAGCATGATCAACGCGGGCATCCTGGACGGCGATCTTGTGATTGCCCGCCGGTGTACCACCGCACATAACGGAGAAATTGTGATTGCGCTGATCGATGATGAAGCGACC from Anaerotruncus rubiinfantis includes:
- a CDS encoding conjugal transfer protein codes for the protein MCTRFVYHGNDIITGFNFDIDLSVWKHRVIEGKERFYIGILRPDGIYHSYHGVNQNGNVGTLLYVHGNPAGAFRDSPGCMTIADLTEQFIKAQISFDDALRIVKTKKITYAPDATMQAMLSDVHGRVLIIEPGIGYREEHKKYSLITNYSLLKPESTKNYIVPGDDRYERALQLLDNYENDFSVSDAFTFLYAVRQEGAWATRVSFVYSAKEQAVYYAVNNQFDHIKKFVFPLTGKEKL
- the lexA gene encoding transcriptional repressor LexA, which gives rise to MRELTEKEASIFDLVRQSIDCGVVPSVREICTRLGIKSTSTVHRYLNSLEEKGYILRDHNLNRSIRLSNAQVARVPVVGVVTAGQPILAVEAIEDYIPVSLPGDAKELFALRVRGESMINAGILDGDLVIARRCTTAHNGEIVIALIDDEATVKRFYKENGGYRLQPENDTMQPILTDHVAILGRVVALQREY
- a CDS encoding heparan-alpha-glucosaminide N-acetyltransferase domain-containing protein, with protein sequence MYEKRPSRRVGALDELRGLLILLMVYYHGAYDAAVIFGADFPFFFSRPMQWLQTFISCGFIIISGMSARFSRNNLRRGVQVLGLGLLLTAATLFVMPDQRVMFGILHFLGSAMILFALFEKQLDKIPTVLGAPLFVAIFILTLYVPRGMLGYPPFWTPLPDMLYQTGFLFPLGFPSDGFFSSDYFPLIPNLFLFFGATYLGVYAKNGQIPEFCYRTRFSWLAWVGRHTIWVYMLHQPIVYAFLWIYFRLFPAA
- a CDS encoding RNA polymerase sigma factor, which gives rise to MLSTEYRESIERRFHAFCKAVLHNEACNYYREQKRKVQREISFEYLQENTSFAPHSMDEYFVLQDKLTAFEVNGQTVIVDSEKLAKALLCLSERWREIILMRYYLQLRDKQIAALLGKPRTTVNYQKNAALKQLRTEMEKMNNDEK
- a CDS encoding CD3324 family protein, which produces MKYLNAQVVLPDALVKELQNYVQGGYIYVPIEQEQQKRWGEVSGYRQELEQRNQQIKEEYQSGISMECLSEKYCLSLYAVRKIIYQK
- a CDS encoding plasmid mobilization protein, which translates into the protein MENRKRNVQIIVRVTEEERALIEKKMKQIPMINLSAYSRKMLIDGYIIVLDLQEVKAHTAQLQKIGVNVNQIARRINETAHIYTDDMDEIKRLMKEVWRLERRLLLQFKRLTK
- a CDS encoding CatB-related O-acetyltransferase, with the protein product MTEKLYPRSKDKDTVYLKSIISNPNIIVGDYTMYNDFVREPKDFEKNNVLYQYPINKDKLIIGKFCSIACGAKFIFNSANHTLSSLSTYPFPIFFEEWGLDVKNITKAWDNKGDIVIGNDVWIGYEAVIMAGVTIGDGAIIGTRAVVTKDVPPYTIVGGVPAKPIRKRFTQDTIDTLLKIKWWDWSKEQITQHMAEIQSGRIEHLI
- a CDS encoding helix-turn-helix domain-containing protein — protein: MMKNSKYDLVPYEVIERAITGDTAALLAVQERHKAYIGRLSRGNADMKERLNAKLLMAVLKFQLEYQSPHK
- a CDS encoding GmrSD restriction endonuclease domain-containing protein — protein: MRINKDLVNAASFNPTKKSHQMSIIDMCQKIDNQTISLPLYQRDLSWTIAKCISLLNYQLLGKAPVSPISINVILNTEDCVPQVSFVDRELLKKVERGQYSVVDGQQRLTTNYKAYTNHEDFRNIVLDLGKGIFTEVQGAIRNNQIPVGILLYKEDTALFDYTQKRSTLKSPQVVSLLLQIKSKIKNYNYTINSAEDLSEDEQIEWFEVLNNAGSRVSIIQMRFSKLKAHGIDIYTQYTNLFRSKLSEVGYDNFFTPQKTTVSYPIAALNPAYEIVTGRAHSNNYAPMPSDTKENQLCSLTPEELNKCFSLTLEALDVVLDFLDNNELKKPDRIDYINYLLGFFVFNGFDINDETRDFLIKWYDDVDFTNKSNTDRRDIFNDLISKKAK
- a CDS encoding recombinase family protein, coding for MLRQSDKITALYCRLSRDDELQGDSNSIVNQKAILSKYAKENGFKNILFFVDDGYSGANFDRPSWCELVEKIENGEVATLIVKDMSRLGRDYLRVGLYTDVLFPEKGVRFIAISNGVDSANQQENDFTPFLNIINEWYCRDTSKKIRAVMKSKGEAGEHLCTNPPYGYIKDPDNKKRWIVDETAAEVVKRIFALCLEGYGPSQIARILKDGKVITPTIHFQRTGRATRNTPPDNPYNWTGDTIADILERPEYQGHTVNFKTSKQSYKSKKTCYNPKEKQLVFENTHEAIIDADTWERVQDLRKNKRRPTRTGKTNLFSGIVRCADCGEKLYYCTSRNFEARQDHFVCSTSRLKGKEVCPTHFIRAVVLEQGVLAHMRLVIACVSTHEERFRKAMGAKQKVEAKRELTAKRRQLTQAERRIKELDRLFKRIYEDNANGKLSDSRFQMLSDDYEQEQEELREKLLQLNEEIIQQEEQAENIDRFIGKVRKYLDLDELTPAILNDMVKAVYVHAPDKSSGHREQQIDISYDLVGILPATLLYDLSNGETA